In a genomic window of Diadema setosum chromosome 3, eeDiaSeto1, whole genome shotgun sequence:
- the LOC140246597 gene encoding histone H2B.1, embryonic-like produces the protein MAPPSGQVAKKGSKKAAKAPRPNADKKRHTGISSRAMSIMNSFVNDIFERIAAEAARLGQYNKKSTISSREVQTAVRLLLPGELAKHAVSEGTKAVTKYTTSK, from the exons ATGGCTCCTCCATCCGGACAAGTTGCCAAGAAGGGTTCCAAGAAAGCTGCCAAGGCTCCCCGGCCCAATGCCGACAAGAAGAGgc atactggaatttcGAGTCGCGCCATGTCCATCATGAACAGCTTCGTCAACGACATTTTCGAACGCATCGCCGCCGAAGCTGCACGTCTCGGTCAGTACAACAAGAAGTCGACCATCAGCAGCCGTGAAGTGCAGACCGCAGTGCGCCTCCTTCTCCCCGGAGAACTGGCAAAGCACGCCGTCAGCGAGGGCACCAAAGCTGTCACCAAGTACACTACATCCAAGTAG